The Falsibacillus pallidus genome has a segment encoding these proteins:
- the yhfH gene encoding protein YhfH, translated as MLHNVLEFFKNLPAKNCSECGQQMDEQHECYGNKCDKCMGISEL; from the coding sequence ATGCTTCATAATGTATTGGAATTCTTTAAAAATCTCCCTGCCAAAAACTGCTCCGAATGCGGGCAGCAGATGGATGAACAGCATGAATGCTACGGCAATAAATGTGACAAGTGTATGGGGATCAGTGAACTGTAG
- a CDS encoding SCO family protein: MVKKLRLLIAITAVFILVLSGCSSAPKTTKKVEDFTFTDQNGKKFGLKDLKGKIWVSDFVFTSCTTICPPMTHNMSELQKKVEEEGLDNVEFVSFSVDPAVDSPEALKEYAGKYDGDLSKWHFLTGYSQDKIEQFAKDNFSAFVKKPDSGDQVIHGISFYIINKKGEILEKNYAGNKDVPYDEIIDTIKKLN; this comes from the coding sequence ATGGTAAAAAAACTCCGCTTGCTTATTGCAATCACAGCTGTTTTCATTCTGGTTCTATCGGGATGTTCTTCAGCTCCCAAAACAACGAAAAAAGTAGAGGACTTTACATTTACTGATCAGAACGGCAAAAAATTCGGCTTAAAAGATCTAAAGGGGAAAATCTGGGTCTCTGACTTTGTCTTTACAAGCTGTACAACCATTTGTCCGCCAATGACCCATAACATGAGTGAACTGCAGAAGAAAGTCGAAGAAGAAGGGCTCGATAATGTGGAATTTGTATCTTTCAGTGTCGATCCTGCGGTGGACTCGCCTGAAGCCCTTAAAGAATATGCAGGAAAATATGATGGCGACCTTTCAAAATGGCACTTTTTAACGGGATACTCCCAAGATAAAATTGAACAATTTGCCAAAGACAACTTCAGTGCTTTCGTCAAGAAACCGGATAGCGGTGACCAGGTAATTCACGGAATTTCCTTTTATATCATCAATAAAAAAGGAGAAATCCTGGAGAAAAATTACGCAGGGAACAAAGACGTTCCATATGATGAAATCATTGATACCATCAAAAAGCTTAACTAA